CGGTTCGCGGGTCCAACGGCGTCGATTCGTCCACCCACTCCCCATCCCTGTCGCCGTACACTCCCGTACTCGACGTGTAGACGATTCGTTCGGGCGGCGAACCCCGACCCGCGAAGTGGTCGAGGGTCGTCCGCAATCCATCGACGTACGCCGTCCGCGCCGCCTCCGAGTCGCGGCCGTCCGCGCTCACCGCGTAGACGAGCACGTCCACTTCGGGAATCGACGCGAGGGAATCCGCGTCCGTCACGTCCGCCTGTACGGCATCGGCACCGACCTCCTCGACCGCCCGGAGACCGTCCTGAGACCGCCGAACACCGACCACGTCGTGTCCATCCGCGAGCAGTCCACGCGCGAGTGCAAGACCGACGTAGCCGCAACCGAGTACTCCGACGTTCATATCCCTCCTTCGAACGGGACGCGGATAACTTCCCTGAAACTGCTATCGGTCGTTTCGCTTGGCGATAGCGTGGTGGATGCGCGCGTACTCGTCCAGCGTCATCGGTCCTCGCCCCTCGATTTTCTTTTGGATAGCGCGCGCTTCGAGGTCGCCGTCGATCTCCCTCGCGAGCGTGTCGATGTCCACTACGCCCGTCGTCATACCCATCAACAGGTGGTCGCGGACTTCGAGGAGGATCGAGTCCGCATCCGGCATTCCGTCCGCAGTCGCGAGAATCGCGGCGGCATCTTCGAGCGTCATGTCGACCGCCTCGCCGTCGGCAACCGATTCGACCATTTCGGGGTCGAGGTCCGTCTGGTCTACCACTTCGTCGGGGCCGACCGACGCGACCGTCTCCGCGAGGTTTTCCAAGTACGCCTCGTGTACCTTCGTCGGCGTCGTCTCGCCGGGGTCATCTATCTCGTCGTAGAGCATGGTCGTCACGAAGGACGCGGGCGTCAAATGGGTTGTCACTCCGATTTTTCCACCCGGACGAGCGTTCGTCGGCGTTCCCGTCCACGTCACCCACGCCAGTCTTTCCCGGCGGGACCGCGACGACGACGGTCGTTCCCGTATCGAACGAAACCGGCGTCGTCCGTCCAACGGTCTCCTTGGCACCATCGCCGTCGGCGTCCAACCGAACGACCCCGGCCTGTCGGGAGTACGCGACCGACGCACCCGGCGAGGTCGGCGCTCCCTCGCGTGCACGGACCGTAAACCGAGCGTACATCCCCGAGACGTCCACCTGCCAGACGTTGACCGTGGCGTACCAATAGCCGGGAACCGGCGTGACCGGCAGTCCTGCGGGCATGTTCGCCATCGTTTCGCTGATCGATTCGTTCAACCGCCGCCGAACGCGCTTCTCGATGTACCCCTGGGCCGCCCCTTTCAGTTTCTCGGTTAACACCGTTCGAGCGGCCTTCACGACCGGTTTGACGCTCGATTCTTTCACTCCGTCGGCGTTCTTCCGTGCGGATTCGAGGCCGAACCGAATTCGGAGCGTCACCGCATCGCGTTGCATCCGCGTCCATCGTTCCCGTCGTCCCCCTTCGATCTCGATCTCTCGCGCGATACTCGTGGCGGCGGAACCGTTCGTCACGGCGATTGCCCGGTTGGCCGTCGTTCGCCAGCGTGCCATGCCTCGATGCACTGCCGCACGGGATTCCGAACCGGACAGATCGACCGCATCGCTCGTGGCGAGTTCCGTTTCCAGTTCGCGCTCGATGTCGTCGAGCGACGCGTCGAGGTTGCGCTGTAGTTCGTCCCGCTGGCGGCGGAGCGACGCGTTCGCCCCACCGGCGAGCGTTTCGTTCGCGGCCCGCAGGGCGAAGCCAGCCTTTCGAACGCTCACCCGTTTCGGCTCCCGTCCGTCCGGCAGCAACGACGTGATCGTGTCCGAGATGTCGCCCGACGGGACGGTGAACAGATTGACGTTTCGCGCCGCGAGCGGGTAGGCCGTCGTTCCCTGCGGCACGGCGGAGACGTGGCGATGCTCGACGGCGGAGAGCGTGAGATACGGCGGTGCACCGTCGACGCTAAGGTTCACTGGCTCGCCGGGACCGGCCGTCTGCAGGGGATGCCGTGACGGCGACGTGACGTTCGTCCGCGCGGCGAGAATCCGTTGAATCCGGTCGAGCGGGATTCCGGTGGCACCCTTCACAGCCTCCTCGAAACCCTTCTGCTCCCGTCGAGTACGATTGGCCCTGCTATCGAGCCGATCGATGACCGAATCGAGGTACGTGGCACGGGCCGCGTATCGAGCCCGATCCGCTGCGCTGTCGTAGCTCGACGGCGCGTCGATGAGTTCGCTTCGGCGCGCACGAAGGACGCGTGCGAGTTTCGCCGCCGGGTTCGTCTTTCCCGCCGCGAGATTTCCGCGTGAGACCGTCACCGAGAGGTTTCGAATCCGGTTCCGGAGCCCCCGTACGTCGCTGTACGCCCACGACCGAACTTGGCTCGGATACCGCCCCTGTATCGTCACCGGTTGCGTATTCAGCGTGCCGGACACCGCACGTCGTGCGAGTTCGTCCGCTCCACCGCGGTCGGTGACGAGTCGTTCGATCGCCTTCCCGGGAACGTCGGCGAGGTTCGGTCCTGAAAACGGCCCGCCCGGTTCGTACGCCGTCGGAAGCGGGCGGATTGGTGCGCGTTCGGTCGTCCGATGATCACCTGCGACCCCGAGAGAGACGACGAACTCGTCCGTCCAGTGTTGGGTCGTTATCGTGGTGTGGCTCGTTCGCGCCGCTCGACCCGCACGGTCCGCACGATTCCTCCGGCGATGTCGTTGCGAACCGCTGGACCCGTTTTCGCGTTTCCAGCGCCGAATCACCGTGTGCTCCTGCACGACGCGGCGAGCACCCGTCCAGAGGAGGTGCCATCCGCTCGGCGTTCCGAGCGAGTTCGATGATTTCCCTCTCTCTTCGACGACAGTGTGCGTTTTCGTCCGTTGGCCGACGAGCGTCCAGTTCTCTCCCGGCGAGTGCTGCCGCGGTTCGTGTTCGTCGTGGACGTGTCGAACCGTCGCGGCCGAGCGGGCGGAAACGCGGTACGCCGACCCGACCGACGACGCCAGTTCGCTCGATGTGCCGCCGTCGATGAGAGCCAGCAACGCTCGGTCCGCCGAGCGATTCACGCCGATTTTCGTCCTCGTCTCGGGCGAGTACGTCGAGTTACTCGGCGAGGGAATCGTCCGAAAGTCGCCGTCACCGCCGGTTGCCGAGTCGGCCGTATCGAGGACGAGATTCGTCCACAGTTCACCGTGTTGGGTCGTCGGCGCGAGGAGGTCGGTCAGACCGACTCGTGCGGTAGCGCGCCGAAGGCTTTGCCGTCCGCGCGGGTCGCTGACCCCGAACGATTTCCGCTGTTCTTCGAGAACCGCGCCGTTCGTCATCAGTTCGATGTGGCGGTTGCCGAGCACGTTTGCGATCGGCGCACCGCCGTACTGGGCGTACCCGCGCGCCCACGTCACGGCGTACAGTCGCGCGGTCAATCGGCGGCCGAGTCCAGGGTCGAGCGGCCCGTTGTTCAGCCGTCGCTCGAATCGCTGTACTCGTTCGTGGAGCGCGAGGACGGGTGTCTCCACGACGAGCGTCATTTCCTTTTCCGCGCTTGCGACGGTCGTACTGCCACGAGTCGCACGGAGCGACACGTTCTCGATTCGGACGCGGAGGCCCGCCTCGGTCGGCTTTCCGACCGGTTCGATGCGGACCCGTCGCTTCGCCCGCCGGAGCGCAACTGCGTTCGGTGTGGCCCGAAGCGACGCGGTCGCACGAACGTCACCCACGTGCGCCGAAACGGAGCGTAACCGCTGGCGGGCGGCGAGGTAGATTCGAAGGCGGAGGTAATCGCGGAACGGGGTGGAGTCGTTGATGATCCGACCCGTAGTCGTGTTCGACAGTTCGATGAGCGGTTGAGCGGCGGCCGCTCGCCCGGCCTGCTGTACCGCCTCGCGGAGTGCAGTGTGGCTACCGGCGGTCACGCTTCGCATGCTTCGATCGACGTTTTCGTTCACCTGCGGTGACTGTCGGGTGACCAACGCACCCGCGAAGGTGACGCTCCCGACCAACAGCAGGACGCCGATGAGCGCGAACGGAACCCTGCCTCGGGTGTCGTCGGCAAACCTCATGCGGACCACGTCCTGACGACGAGTTCGGTTCGTCCGACGGCGACCGAACGCGCGGCATCGGTCGGCGTCCCGAACGACCGTCGAATGTCCGATTCGATCGTTCTCGCCATCGCGTCAATGAGCGCCCGCCTCGTTTGCTGGCTACCGAGTCGGGGAGACGCCGAATCCACCGCGTCGTACGACCGAATCAACCGCCGAAATCGACGCGCGACGACGATTCCGGTTTCACGGTCTCGAAGGGCCAACCTCGTGGATTCGTTTGGAACCAATCCGGCGACGATTCCGGCGGCGACGACGCGAGCCACGCCGCGATAGCCGTCACGACGGGCGGCGGCGAGCGCTCGCGTTCGAACCCGTGGCATGCCGCTCGGAATCGAGCGAACGGCCGCGTGGACGTCCGCGTCGTGGGGTGGTGACTCGCCGAGCGCGAACCGACCGCCGAGTTCGGAATCACGATACGGTTCCCATCGAACGAGGAGTTGTACGTCGGCCGGATATCCGAGTCGCTCCCATACGCGACGGCCGACTGCGCGTTCGAACGAATCGCTCGTCGGTGACGACTCGGTTCCGCGAATCATCGTGTTGGCGAGTGCGGCCTTCCCGAGGTGTTCGGCGAGCGTTCCGTGCGTCGTCGGGTGGACCGTTCCGGAATCGGACGAAATCGTGTAGTTCACGTTCGCCGTACTCGTTTCGAGGACGTTCGCCGTCGATTCGGCGGTTCGCGTTCGAATCGGCGAGTCGAGTGGCTTCGCGCCGACGAGGACGAAGGCGCTGGCACTGACCAACAGCAGACACAGCGTCACGTCGACGACGGTGCTGATGGCCCTCATGGCCACACCACCACGCGCAACGTGCCCGGGTGGATGTCCCCGGGATCGATCTGCACGCTCACGGTCGCCGTCGCCGCGTCGGTAGCGTCAGAGTTCTTCGGAGGTGTCGACCCTTCGTGCCACTCGCGTGATCCTGCCGAGAGGGAGACGTTGAGGTGATAGCCGTCGGGATTCGCGGTGGAAGCGCCCGCGAGACGAGCAGGGTGGACGATTCCGTTCGAAATTATTCGATCCTGGACCGCCGAGAGCGTCGTCGGCGCGAGTGTTCGCTCTGAACGTGGCATCGCGCTTCCGAGGACGCCGGTGTAGGTGAGCAGTCCGAGACAGACGGCGAAGACGGCGACGAGGGCAGCGATCGGTTCGGTCTGCGCCCTAGCCCGAGACCAGCGTCGCATCGACTCCTCCCCACGAAACACAGCGCACGCGAAGCCTGCTCTCCGCCCGTTCCCACGACGGTCGTCGATTCCGTGCGGTCCGAACCGCCCGCCGGAACGCATCCGACGAGTCGAACACTGCTGATGGCGGCGTACCGGACAGAATGCGGCGCAATTTCCTATCGGAACCGTCGCTAGCCGCGAACACGGGGACGACCGGGCCGTACCGAAACGTCGCGTGTGCGGTGCCGCCGTCGTCGCGCAAGCCGAGACGGCGGGAACCGAGTCGAATCTGCCGTGCTGTAAGCGGATGTTCCGCAGTCGCGGAGTACGTACAGCCAGCGACGGAATCGACCGTGTCGGCGACGCTGGCGGCGTCGGGGGGTGGCGACGTGGGCAGGTCGATGGCGACGCCGAAGACGGCGAGACTCACCGTTGCGACACCGAGCCAAACGTACCACGCGTCGAGAGGTGCGTCGAACATGGGCCGGAGTCGTCCCGTTTTCGTACTTAAATGCTCGTACGAAACGATTCGTATTGTACACCGAGAGTTCGACGACGGAATTTCATCGGAGGTGGTCTTCGCTCTCAACTTCGTCGGTGTCATCGTGTTCCTCGTCCGGGACCGTCGTCGGTTGTGGAAACAAAGACGCGAATCGAACTGAACGCCGTTCGGACGACCTCCGACCGACGGACTACGTCAGCGCTCCGGCGAACACGAACGCGAGGAGATAGACGACGGTCGCCGACAGCAACGATTGGCCGACCCGATACCCGACCAACGTCCGGTCCAGGCCGTGTTCGAGTCCGATCGCGAGCGTCGTGATGATGGTCGAAAGGGCGAGGACGTACACGCCGACGGCGAGTCCCAACACGCCGACGGGAAACGCGCCACCGCCGCCAAACGATCCCCCGACGCTCGCCATCCCTCCGGCGAGTGCGACGGTCGCACCCGAAACCAGTGGCCCGAATATCGCGGCTGTGTGGCGGAGCGTCTCGGTAACCTGCGAAAGTTCGCGCCGTGCCTCTCGTTCGACGCTCTGGAGGTCGTCGATGTGGTCGGCCATCGCCACCACGGCACCCCCGGCAGGTCTCCCTTCGCTGGCGGCGAGCGCGAGGAGTGCGACTGCGCTCCTCGCGCGGGGACTGGGAACCGTCGATAGTGAGCCGTACTCGCCGAGAAACGACTCTTTGACGCCCATTCCGAATTGCCGCTGAATCCGCGTTGCCCGGTCGAAGACGGCACCCGTCTCCCCGGAGAGTTCGTCTCCGGCGGCGACGATGGCCGCCTCGACCGCCTGCCCTTCGTTCACCCGCCGACCGACGAGATAGAGGGCGTCGGTGAGCCCCGATTCGACCGCCCGAACGTGATCCCTGATGTGGACGGTCGAACGCGTGGATCCGACCGACAGTGCACCGACGAGACAGCCACCGCAGGCGATCCAGCGCGTCCAACTCGGTAGCAGTAGCGTCGTAACGATCAGCGCGACACCCCCCGCGCCGAGACCGAGCGCGACGATGGGCCATCGCTCGTCGGGAACGTCGGGATTCGACCGTGACACGTCCGGCGGCGGAAAGGCGACCGGCCGCCGGGTGAGCAGCCAAACGCTTGCGCCCAACAACAATGCGGGGAGCAGAACGTCGTACCCGACGACCAATACGGCAGGCGACATGGGCACTCCCGCCGTCTTCGCCGCCGGAAGTACCGCGACGAGCGCAAGCGGGAGCAGAACCCCGAACGCGTACAGTGCGGTCGCCGGTCCCCGAATTTCGGTCACGAACTCGGCCATCCGTTCCCGCGTGCCGTCGAGAATCGCCGTCAGCGCGCGGTCGAGCGTCCGCGTTCGTTCCTCCGCCGGTGCCTCGCTCGCCGCCGCGATCAGTACCATCGAGCGGTGAAGCGCGGGATTCCACGATTCCCACTCCGCCGCGAACGACGTCAGTCCGGACGTCGGCGACCCGGCCGCGCGGCGAACGTGGTCGCCCAGACTCGACGCGAGCGACCCATCACCGGTCCGTGAGGCGAACGCGGCGGCACCTTCCGCCGTCGGTTCGATTCGCATCCACAGGACGGCCCTGGCCGCGAGGTCGGGCGCGTCGCCGAGCGCCTGCGTCCGTTTCGCGGCGGCGAGGAGTTCGGGAACCCGTCGAAGCGACGCCGAGACACCGACCGCGAGAGCGACCGATAGGCCACCGACCACGAGGCGGAGCGCCGGTTTCACCAGTGCACCACCGACGACTCCGACGAGACACCCGAGGATCACCGCGGCGTTCGCGGCGCGGGCGACTTCGCGACTTCCGACGTTTCCGTTCAGAAACCCCATCGCTCGCTCGATGTCGGCATCCGAACTGACGTCCCACGGATAAAGCCGAGCGAGGGACGAACACAGCGTTTCGAAGGGTTCGAGGATCACGCCGGATCACCGACCCCGTCCAACCGTTTCGTCGTGGCCTCGAACGACGGATTCGTCCGTTCGATCCGTCGTTCCATATCCTCGGTTCGGCGGCGAGGGCCGCCCGAACGTCGGCATACGTCTCCGCTGACTTCGCGAGCGAGGCCGCGAAGACGCTGTTGCCGCGCTCGATTCGACCGGTCGAGACGAGATTTCCGTCCCGTCGTTCGTACAGCGGTTCGAAGCGGACGGCGGTTCCGTCCACTTCGATTCCATTCGTTTCGGACCCGCTCGTTTCGAACCCGCCGCTCGAAACGACCTCCTCGATGCGCTTCACGCGTTTGCCGTGCTGTCCGTCGATTTCGTAGGATTCGGTCGTGACGACGAAGTCCGTCGTCGCGAACGACGACGGAGGGACGCCGAGGTCGGTGACGACCCGCTCGTACACCGCGTCGCCACAGTCGCCGTGGATCGTTCCGAGGACGGCATTACTACTCGCGCCGACTCGCATCGCCTCGTAGAGGACGCTCGCCTCCTCGCCGCGAACTTCCCCGACGACGAGCGCGCCGTCCCCCAATCGAAGGGCCGTCCGAAGCGCATCGGCGGGGCGAAGTCCGGGTTCGTCGTCGCTCGCGGTCGTTCGAAGCGCTTGCACGTCGCGCCCCCCGTCTTGTAACGACTCTATCGGTAGTTCCGGCGTGTCTTCGAGGACGACCGTTCGAACCTCGTGAGGGAGTTCCCGGAGTAACGCTCCGAGAAGCGTCGTCTTGCCCGCGCCGCGGGAACCTGCCACGAGCCCGGTTCCCGCACGTTCGACGCCGACCGAAAGGAGCGCGGCGGCGTCCGTCGAAAGCGTCCCGTTAGCGACCAGCGCCGGGAGCGTCCATCGCTCCTCGCCCTCTACGCGGAAGGCGAAGCCGATGCCGTCGCTGACGGGACGGGTGACGCCCGCGACGCGGACGCTCGTGCCATCGACCTCCGCGACGGCGTCGAGCGTCGGACTCGCCCGCGAGAACGCTCGCCCGCTCGTTCGACGGAACCGGGAGGCGAGCGAGGCCGCACCATCGTCGGTGAGGCGGACGTTGGTTCGCATCCGTTCGCCGTCGACCCGCACGCGAAGCGGGTTTTGCGAGACCGGAGCCGTCGCGAAAACGTCCGAAACGGCGGGGTCCGCGAACAGGTCGGACAGGACGCCGTACCCCTGCGTGTATTTTTCGAGGACGGGGGAGAGGGTATGGACGGCCTCGGCTGAGTCATCAACCGTCCTGAC
The genomic region above belongs to Haladaptatus sp. R4 and contains:
- a CDS encoding DUF5791 family protein, producing MLYDEIDDPGETTPTKVHEAYLENLAETVASVGPDEVVDQTDLDPEMVESVADGEAVDMTLEDAAAILATADGMPDADSILLEVRDHLLMGMTTGVVDIDTLAREIDGDLEARAIQKKIEGRGPMTLDEYARIHHAIAKRNDR
- a CDS encoding type II secretion system protein, which encodes MKPALRLVVGGLSVALAVGVSASLRRVPELLAAAKRTQALGDAPDLAARAVLWMRIEPTAEGAAAFASRTGDGSLASSLGDHVRRAAGSPTSGLTSFAAEWESWNPALHRSMVLIAAASEAPAEERTRTLDRALTAILDGTRERMAEFVTEIRGPATALYAFGVLLPLALVAVLPAAKTAGVPMSPAVLVVGYDVLLPALLLGASVWLLTRRPVAFPPPDVSRSNPDVPDERWPIVALGLGAGGVALIVTTLLLPSWTRWIACGGCLVGALSVGSTRSTVHIRDHVRAVESGLTDALYLVGRRVNEGQAVEAAIVAAGDELSGETGAVFDRATRIQRQFGMGVKESFLGEYGSLSTVPSPRARSAVALLALAASEGRPAGGAVVAMADHIDDLQSVEREARRELSQVTETLRHTAAIFGPLVSGATVALAGGMASVGGSFGGGGAFPVGVLGLAVGVYVLALSTIITTLAIGLEHGLDRTLVGYRVGQSLLSATVVYLLAFVFAGALT